Within Campylobacteraceae bacterium, the genomic segment TATAATTGAATGTATGGATTTGATTTGATTTTCTAAATAATCTTCATTATGATCATAATGTTCTTCTGAAAGCATTATAAAATCAGCCCCAGCTTTTAAAGCTAAAATAGTTGATTCTTCCACTGAATAGGTTTTTCGTATAGCCCCCATATTCATACTATCCGTAATTATTAAGCCTTTAAAGTTCATTTTTTCTTTTAATAATTTTGTTAAAATATTATAAGAAAGTGTTGCAGGATATTGTTCATCAAAACTAGGATACAAAATATGGCTTGTCATTATTAAATCAACTCCAGCATCAATTGCAGCTTGAAAAGGTAAAAGCTCATTTTTAAATAATTCTTCTTTAGATTTATTTACAATAGGAATCTCTCTATGGCTATCACTATGTGTATCTCCATGTCCTGGAAAATGTTTTGCTGCTGTTATACAATTGTTTTGTTTCATTCCTCTAATAGATGCTTTTACATGAGATGAAACCAGCTCTGCATTTTCTCCAAAAGCTCGCGTTCCTATAATTTGATTGTCTGTATTTAAATTAATATCACAACATGGTCCTAAAATACATTGATAACCTACATCTGTCATTTCTTGTGCAAAAATACTGTACATTTCTTCAGTTCTTTTTACATCATTCAATGCGCCCAACGCTAAGTTACCTGGTCCTGTAATTGAGTCATCTGATAGAACACTCCAAGCCCCTTCTTGATCTACTGCAAGAAGCAAAGGAAGATGTTTATTTTGAGATAAAGCTATTGTTTGTATTTTATTGCTTAACTCTTGTGCTTCATCAAAAGAACGTGCATTTTCATCTGAAATATAACATCCCCCAATCTGGTATTTTTCAATAAGTGGAGAAATGTTATTTATATCTTTAGAAGGAAAAGCAACTATAAAGAGTTGTCCAACTTTTTGTTCTAAACTCATTTCTTTGATTATGTTTTTAATCGAATTCATATTATACCTTTCTATTTTTTTTCAGTTTTCATCATAACTGTTACAGCAAGAATAATTATAATTCCTCTTAAAATCATTTGATGATCTATGGATAGTGCCATTAAAATCAGTCCATTGTTTATGATACCCATTAACAATGCCCCTATAATTGAACCAATTATTCTACCTTTTCCACCAAATAAACTGGTTCCTCCAATAATAACAGCAGCAATTACCATCATTAAATCATTTTCACCAAGAGTATATCTTGCACCTTCTAATCTACCTGCATATAAAATACCAGCAAGAGCAGCTAAAAATGCGTTTAACATCAATACTTGCATTTTTATTTTACTGACATTAATACCAGAATAAATGGCAGACAACATATTGCCACCCGTTGCTAATACCTGCCTCCCAAAGGAGGTTTTATTTAATAAAATTGCCCCAACAATACCTACAAATAACAACCATATAAATAATACTGAGACATTTGCAATATCACCATTTCCAAAAATAAAAGAGAAAGTATCGTTATCAATTGGAATTGATCTAAGTTCTGTAATATTTCTTGAAATACCTGCAACAATGCCTGTCATTCCCAGAGTTACTAAAAAACTTGGAATATTGACATATCCCACAAAAAAACCGTTAATAGCACCAACTAAGGTACCTGCTGCTAATCCTGCAAAAACACTGATTACAATATTATCTGTGTTCTCAAGTACAAGCGCGCAAACAATAGCACTTAATGCAACAATACTTCCAAAAGAGAGGTCAATCTCTGCCGTTGATAAAACAAAAGTTACCCCAACTGCCATTATTCCTATCATAGTTGTTTGTCGCACAATATTCATCAAGTTTTGAGAACTTAAAAAGCCCTTATCTCCTAATGTAACTGCAAAAAAAACAAAAATTGCTATAAAAACAATATATATAATATAGTCATTCCAATTTATATTCTTAATATTCACCATAATTTTCCTTATTGTACTTCTTGTAAAAGTTTTTCTTCACTTAAGCCATCATTGTTTAACTCTTTTACAATTTCTCTTTTTTTTACGATATATGTCCTATCACAAAAATCAGCAATTTCTTTAAATTCTGAGGAAACAAAAATGACACAGTTTCCTTCTTTTACGTACTCTTTTATAATATTCATAATTTGAAGCTTTGAGTGAATATCAATTCCAAAAGTGGGATCATTTAAAAGTAGAATATTTGATTTACTAGCCAAACACTTTCCTATAACAACTTTTTGTTGATTTCCCCCAGATAGATATTTTATTGCCTGCTCTGGACCATTACATTTAATTTTTAGATAGGAAATATTATGCGAAGCAATTTTTATTTCTTTTTTTGAATTAATCATAAACATCTTAGATACTTCGTTTAATATTGGCATTACAAGATTATGTTTTATACTAAAGTCTAGAACTAAGCCTTGTGTTCTTCTTTCTTCAGGAGACATACTAATCTTATTCTTAATCGCATCTTGCACCGAATTAATAGTAACTTTTTCCCCTTTTATAATTACATCACCAGAATCTTTATTTGTTAAACCATAAATTAAATCTAATATTTCTGTTCGTCCACTTCCAAGTAAACCAGCTAAACCTACAATTTCACCTTTGTATACTTTTAAATTTATATTATTAACATAAGAGCTTGAAATATCTTTTAACTCCAATAAAGGCATTTCAGATTTATCAATGACTTCTTTATTATTTCTCCAATTACGCGTGCTTAAATTATCCTCACCTAACATGCCTGAAATTATTTCTTCAATAGAAGTATCTTCAGTTTTACAAGAAGAAATAATTTCGCCATCTCTTAAAACACTTACGGCATTACATAAACTCATAATATCATCCAAATAATGAGTTATATATACAATACTCATGCCTTTTGCTTGAAGCAATTTAATTGATTCAAATAACTTACTAACTTCAGCTGACGTCAATGAAGCAGTAGGTTCATCAAGAATTAAAATTTTAGGTTCATTTGCTAATGATTTTGCAATTTCAACTAATTGTGCCTCTCCTACAGAAATGTCACTTACTAAGGTATTTACATCAATATTATCTATTCCTAATGAAAGAAGAAGTTCTTTTGCTTTTTCATTAGCCAAGGCATCATTTAAGATGCCATATTTACTAAAAGAATCGTTATTAAGAAAAATATTCTGACTAATACTCATTGTTTTGACTAAACTTAAGTCCTGATATACCATTGCAATTTTTGATTCAAGAGCCTCAGCAGTAGTGTACTTATCAAAACTTTTTCCAAAAATTTTAATGCAATGTTTATCAGAGGGATTAATACCTGTAATGGCTTTCATTAAAGTAGATTTTCCAGCACCATTTTTACCAGCCAAAGCGTGTATTTCCCCCTCACGTAAAGAGAAGTTTACATTTTTTAAAACGCTTACATTATTAAAACTTATGTTTAAGTTCTCAATATCTATTGCATATTCTTTTTCTATCATCTAGATAATGCTCTCTTAACCGATTTTGGTAAATCTCTTTTTAATGATTCTTTCCACGCTTCTTCTAAATTATCTTTTGAAATTTTAATAGCAGGAACTGTAATAAAAGGTGGTGTTTTTATATTAATTACATTTAATGCTCCCACTTTAGCAACCGTTTCCCCTAATTCATAAGGTAAATCAGCAATTATTCCAGAAATATTTCTTCCTTTTGCCATATCTAGTGCATTAATTTCACCTAAATCCATAGTATATATTTTAATATCTCTTCTATTCGCTGATCTTGCTGCTGCTACAACACCTTCTGCAATACTGTCCCAAGGTGCATAAATTGCATTAACATTTGGATTTTGAGTAATAATAGCGCCCGCAATTGCTTCCGCATCACTGGGATTTGCAATTCCTTTTGAGGTGATAATATTAATACTGGGGTATTCTTTGATTAAAACTGATTTAACAGCTTGATCTCTTTGATTGGTAACATAATAATTCGCATCATGGTACATTAAGGCAACATTACCTTTACCCTTTAACTGTGTATTCATCATTTGTGCAACAGCTTCTCCCATTCCAAATAAATCATCTGTTACAATAGATGCATAATCTTTAAGATGTTTAAAATCCTTAGGTAAGTTGCTAATTAATACAATTTTTATACCTTTTTCAATAGCTGGTCTTAATGCCACCGCGCCTGAAACGGGATCTAATATTAATGTAATAATAATATCAGGGTTTAATACCATAGCTGTTTCAATATCCATACGTTGTTTATTTGAATCAAAACCAGCATCCGTTGTTAAGACTAAATCTATACCAAGATTTTTAAAAGACTCTTGCACTCCAAGTTTAATCGAATTCGTAAAATCAGAACTCGTATGTAACAATAAAACTGCTTTCAAATTCTTCTTTCTTATTTGATCTTTTTGATCATTAGAAATATTAATTTCTTTATATGAAACAGCACTATTACCATTTGGACCCTTTGTTTTCAAAATTGAAGCAGCCCCAAGAAGTGAACTTAACATTAAACTTAGGCTTAATACCCAACCAATACTTTTTTTCATTTTGTTTCCTTTTTTTATTTTGTTTAATTTATATGGAACATAAACTAAATTAATCCTAGCACAAATAGGTATATTCTACACAAATTAAAAAATATTTTACAATTATAAAAAACTATTATTTTTAATATGTAACTTTTAGTATCATTAAATTTAAGAACTTAATATTGCCAGTATTTGTTTCATATGAGAAAAGATAGATATTTTTTAAATGATATCAGCAAAAGTATAATTAAACAAAAATTGAAATTAAATCAATAATAGCCTACTATATCGGTATGGTAAAAATAATTTTATTCACATTTCACAAAATTGAAGCAAATAAAATAAAATAATTTTGAAATATTTTGAAGAATATTTTTTGAAAATGATATTAAATATTTAGTTTTATTCTTATAAGAGAGAAATATTCACAAGTATCCATTAATATATATGATTAATTTATCTATATAATTAATAGATATAGCAACTATAAGTAGAATTTTACTTGTTAAAATTGACATCCATTTAATTAGTAGATATAATTATCTTATATATAACTTGATAAGGATAATAATGTTTATAACGGGTAAACCAGTAACGGGAGAAAATTTTATTGGTAGAAACAAACATTTAGCACTGTTTAAAACTTATATTGACCACAATCAGTCATTTATGATTAAAGCGCCAAGAAGATTTGGGAAAACCTCTTTGGTAAAACATATGCTAAAAAATAAAAAAGAGTATGAATTTGTATATGTTGATATTAAAAGAGCTAGTTCTCTTACCGCATTAGCAGATACGATAATAGACAGTGCATATAAAATATATTCGATTGATAACTTCTTATATCAAACAAAAAACTCAATGTTTGATCTTTTCAAAGCTATTCAAAAATTAAAAATAGATGATATTGCAGAATCTACAATTAAGATACTTGAAAATAAAAAGATTGATGACGTTGAATACTATTTACATAGTTTAAATATTATGAATAGTATTGCAAAAAAGAAAAATATAAATATTAAGTTTGCTCTTGATGAATTTCAAGATATTTTAAATATAGCTACAGATGAAATTTTAATTAAAAGCAGTTCTGTGATGAAACAGCATGAAAATATTACCTATATTTTTCTGGGGAGTATGGAGACAATTATGACGAAAATCTTTGAATACAGAACTTCGCCCTTCTTTCCTTTTGTAACAATTGTTTCACTTTTACCCTTAGACATAGATGAGTTATACGAATATAGTATTTTACAGTTTAAAAATAAAGGTATTAAATGTGAATCACTAAGGTATCTACTAGATTACTTGGGAGGACATCCTGATTATTCATTACAAGTATTGCAGCACTTATATTTTAAAGCCATTGTAAATAATATAAAGGAGCTTACAAATAAAGATGGGTATGAAAGTTTAATAGATGTAATTTTAAATAATAAAGCTTACTTAGATGAAGTATTATCTAACGCAAAACTGAAAAAACACTCGTTAAATGTTTTATATTCAATTGCAAACAAAGAGAAAATTAACCTAAATAGTAAAACTTTATATAATGTAAACAGTTCTTTAGAAGATAAAGGACTAATAAAAAAAATTGGACAAGGAAAATATATAATTAATAATATCTTTTTAGATATATATTTTCAACAAAAAGAAGAAAAAATTACTTTACCAAATTATATTTTATAATTTGGTAAAAGGGTGTTAATAATTCTACTTATTAGGATATTAACAACTCTTATTTACAAGGAATGCAGTATTCTGAGAGAAAGTGGGAATTTAGTTTCATATATTTTTTCATTATTGCTAAATTAAATTTCTGTCATATATTATCTTTTAACAAACTTCTTTTCAATATAGAACTATTAAGAGTGAATTTATCTCCTATTCTACAGTGTAAGTATCTATTTTAAGGCATAAATAATTAGTTTACTCTTTATTTTTTGCTTTAGAAATGGCTTCATTAAGTCCATTTAAATACGTAATTCCAAGAGCTCTGTCGTATAATCCATATCCAGGCATACCTTTTTCTCCCCAAATCATTCTTCCATGATCGGGACGTATATGTCCTTGGAAATTAATATCATTATAGGCTTTCATAATTTCATAAATATCCAAAGAACCATCACTTGATAAATGAGAGCTCTCATGAAAACTTTTTTCACCTTTGCGTTTTACATTTCGTACATGGGCAAAATGAATTTTTCCCTGCGCTCCAAAATCTCTTATCATAGAAGGAATATCATTGTCTTCATTTGGCCCTAATGAACCAGAGCAAAGAGCTAAACCATTTGAAAGCGAAGGAATAATATCAAGTACTCTTTGTAAATTAGAAGCATTGGTCATGATTCTTGGAAGTCCAAAAATACTAAAAGGAGGATCATCTGGATGTATTGCCATTTTAATATTGCAGTTTTGGGCATAAGGAATAATTTCTTTTAAAAAATATTCTAAGTTTTTCCAAAGTTGTTCTTCATTTACTTTTTCATAGGCTTCAAATAAACCTTCAATTTTATCCAAACGCTCAGTTTCCCAACCTGGTAAGTCCATGTCATTTGAATCTTTTTTTATTCGCTCAATTAGTTCTTTGGCGCTAAGATCTTTTAATTGTGTATAGTCAAAAGATAAAACGGTAGATTTATCCTCTAATTCTTTTGCAAGTTCCGTTCTTGTCCAATCGAATATTGGCATAAAATTATAACAAACCGTTTCAATACCAAATTCAGATAAATTTTTTAGTGTTTCTTTGTAGTTTTGTATATATTTATCTCTTGAAGGTAAACCCAGTTTAATATCTTCATGAACATTTACACTCTCAATAATTTCTAAAGCTAAACCATGTGCATGTACTTCATCTTGTAAATTCTTTATATCTTTTTTCTGCCATACTTCACCTACTGGAATATCTACTAAAGAACTAACTACTCCAGAAATTCCAGGTATTTGTTTAATATGGGCTAAAGAAATCACATCATTTGTTCCATACCATCTGAATGTCATTTTCATATTAAATTCCTTGAATTTCTTATTTCTTTATATAAAACTTTCATTGATTCTTGCGTAGCAAGTCCTGCATCAACCTTTTGTATCTTAATTTTGTAAAAATTAAGAGCTAGCGTATATAAATCATTTAAAGAAGAAGAACCAACTACAATAACTTCCTTACATTCATATACATTTTTCATTTCTTTAATTTCATTTCCAATAATTATTCCAGAAAGAAAAGAATATACATTATGCTCACCTAGAATAGAAGCTTGTGCTCGTGCTTGAAAAATTTGATTAAGTAAACCGGTATCAGTAAAAGATAATTCCAAACCTTTTTTAAAAGTATCTTCGTTTATTACATGAGATGAAATTGATTTTGCCAAAAGACTTTTGGTACTTAATAAATTAAACACCTCTCCTGTCATATTGCTTTTAAAATCAATAATCTTTTCACCTCTTACTTCTACCCATTTAGAATGAGTTCCTGGAAGAATCAACATTGCATCTTTTTTATTTAATAATTTTAAAGCACCAAAAACTTGTACTTCTTCTCCTCTCATTAGATCAATTTTATTATTTTTTAAACTTTTAACGCCAGGAACAATATAAATATTTTCTTTGATATCAGGAATTTTTACAAGTTCTTTAGAAAGTAAAGATAAAGAAGTATCACAGACTACATAAGGAGTTTCTATCCAACCATTCATACTTCCAACCATTCCAGACATTATTATAATGCTGTTTTCATCTAAATAGTCTTTTAGAATATTAATTAAATACGCATGAAATTCATTTTTTTTTAATTGTAACATTCCCTCATTTGAAGAAATACTGTGAACTTCTTCAAGTTTTTCATTTAGAACCTGTGCTCTAAAATTACTTGTACCCCAATCTACTATTATGAGCTTAGTCATAATAGTTCTTGATTGCTTTAACAAAAAAATCTGCTTTTGTTTTAAGTAAACCTAGGTCCATAGAAGGTTTATATAAAGAACTTCCTAATCCAAAATATTCCACTCCCTCTTCTAATAAAGTAGAAATATTTTCCTCATCTACTCCACCTACTACAACTAAAGGATATTCTTTGGGAATAATAACTTTTATATCATTGTAATAACCAATACCAAAACGTTTGAAAGGAAAGAGTTTTAAAGAATGAGCACCTGCTTTAATAGCAATATAAGCCTCACTTGGAGTTAAAAACCCAGGGCTTGAAATAAGATTTAATTCCCTGCTTCTTTTAATAACTTCTGCATCAACATTCGGGGAAATAACCAAAGATGCACCTGTTTCTTTTAATGTTTCAACATCTTTTACAGTGCATACTGTTCCAGCACCAATAAAAATATCTTTGTCATTTTTATACTCATCAACAAGCATTTTAATACTTTTAAAAGCATCAGGAGAATTTAAAGGAACCTCAATTATTTTAAATCCACTTTTAACCAATATTTTTGCCACCCCTAATATTTCAGAAGGTGTAATACCTCTTAAAATAGCAATCAACCTAGTCTCGTCTAAAACTTCATTATAATTCATTTTTTCCCTTTTTATTAATAGTGTATTTTATAATTAACGATTTCTCTAATTAAACCCTTTGTTCCAACAAATTTATTTTTTAATATTGTAACGCTTTTTTCACCCATAGATTCAACCGGATGCTCTACATAAGAAATGTCAAAATTGTTTAAATAAGAGGCATCTAATTTGTTAAAAGAAAACAGTTTAATATCTTTTCCCACTCTTAAACCATGCTCGGAAATTGCTTTTAAACAGCCAATAGTAATTTCATTTGCACACGAAAATATCGCTTCTGGTAGCACTTTTTTCTTTAAAATCTCTCTGGTTAACTCGAGTCCACTTTGCATTGAAAAATCACCCCTGTAAATATTACTTTCTTGGCTTATAATATTATGTTTATTCAAGGCTTCTTTATAACCGTCTAAGCGTTGATTAGAATTTAAACTGTTTTTACTTCCTGCAATAATGGAAATGTTTTCATAACCATCTTGCAGCAATAAATTAATAGCATCGTACACTGCATTTGCATTTGATAAAAATACCCCAGAGTTATTAGTAGAAGAAATATCTCTGTCAACTAAAACAAAAGGAATATTGTATTTGTTCAATTTTAAAATTGTTTTAGAAGATTCTTTTTCTTTATTACGAGAACGAATTAAAATAACACCTCTTGTTTGTTTTTGAAGAATAGTATCTACTGCTATGAGTTCTTCTTCTGGATCATCATGCGTTAAATAGAGGTTTAATGGCAATTTTAGTGCTTTTGCTTGTTTAACAATACCTTCAAGTATTCTTGCAAAAAAGGAGTTTATTACATCAGGCATAATTACTGCAATTTCATCTTTTTTCAAAGCGGGAGTATAAGAACTATTGTATTTATGATACTCAAGTTCTTGAGCAATTTTCAATACTTTGTTTCTGGTGTTTTCTTTTACTAACTCTGGTGTATTTAGTACTCTTGAAACAGTTGCAATTGAAACATTTGCTAAAGCAGCTATTTTTCTAATTCCCATAAATTTTCCTTAATGTAACTAATTATATGTAAATTTTTTCATAAATATTCTATCATTATTTTCTTTATATTCTCTTTAAGTACTATTTAATCGATATTCATACTTTTTAATATAAGCTAAATTTAAGCTTGTTAATGTAAATATGTAAAGCATGAAAAGCATTTTCTGTAACAGTGTTACATAATAAGGTGAAACACTTAAACAGCTAACTATTTTCTTATATGATGGAATGAATATAAGATTAAGGAGAATAAATGAAAACATTAAAAAAAATGACAGTGGCTCTATCATTACTTGGGTCTTTATCTTTATACAGTGCAGAAGTAGAAGTTTTACATTGGTGGTCAAGTGGTTCTGAAGCTGAGTCAATTGGAAAATTAAAAGGTTTATTAGAAGAAAGTGGTCATACATGGAAAGATTTTTCAGTGGCTGGTGGAAATGGTGTAAATGCTATGACTGTACTTAAAAGTAGAGTTATTGCTGGTAATCCTCCTAGTGCTGCACAAATTAAAGGACCAAGTATTCAAGAGTGGTCAGAAATTGGTTCAACCCTTAATCTTAATGACGTTGCAAAAGCAAATAACTGGGATAAAATAATTCCTGCTCGTTTTGCTGAACATATGAAATACAAAGGTAATTATGTAGCTGTTCCTGTAAATGTACATAAAATTAACTGGATGTGGGTTAATCCAGCTATTTTCAAAAAAGCAGGTGCTTCTATTCCAACTACATGGGAACAATTTGAAGTAGCCGCTAAAAAAATCAAAGCAGCTGGATTTATTCCTGTAGCAGCTGGTGGACAAGCATGGCAAGAAACTACAATGTTTGAAACTATTGTTTTAGGTGTTGGTGGAGCTGATTTTTATACGAAAGCATTAGTTGATTTAGATGAAAAAGCGCTGGCGTCTGATACGATCAAAAAATCTTTTGACATCTTAAGAATGGTTAAATCATTTACTGATAAAAATGCCCCAGGAAGAGACTGGAATTTAGCTACATCAATGGTATACAAAGGTGAAGCAGCTATGTTATTTATGGGAGATTGGGCTAAAGGAGAATTTAAAGTTGCTGGTAAAAAAGTAGGTATTGATTATGTTGCTTTAGATACACCTCAAACGTCTGGTTCTTATATTTATAATATTGATTCATTTGTAATGTTTGATCAAAAAGATGCTAAAAAAGCAGTTGCTCAGAAAAAACTGGCACAACTTATTTTAGATAAAAGTTTTCAAGTTACCTTTAATACAAAAAAAGGTTCAATTCCAATTTCACTAGAAGCTCCAAGAACACAGTTTGATGATATTGCTTTAAGATCAATGGATCAATTAAATGCTGCATCTTATTCTAAAACATTAGTACCTAGTATGGCGCATCAAATGGCTATTACTGATAATTTAAAAGGTGTATTTTTTGATGTAGTTACAAACTTCTATAATTCAAAAATGTCTTCAGCTGAAGCTACTAAAATATTAGCTTCTACAATTAAAAGCGAAAAAGAATAAAGGTTAAATATGAAAAGTAAACTTAAGATTTTAGAGAATGCTATTCCTAAATTAATTGTAAGTCCTACTTTTCTAATTATGATCATCTTTATATACGGGTTTATTTTTTGGAATATGATTTTATCATTGACCAATTCAAAAATATTACCTGTATATACCTTTGCCGGACTGAAACAATATATTTCTTTGTTCGGCAATGCAAAATGGTGGCTAGCAATGGAAAATTTATTTATTTTCTCATCATTATTTATAGGTTTTTGCCTATTAATAGGTCTATTGTTAGCTATCTTTATTGATCAAAAAATTAGATTTGAAGGTATTTTTAGAACCATTTATTTATATCCTATGGCTTTATCTTTTATAGCAACAGGAACGGTATGGCAATGGATGTTAAATCCTGGTTTGGGTTTAGAAAATTTTGTAATACAAATGGGTTTTCCTAACTTTACCTTTGACTGGATTGTAAATTCAGAAATGTCCATTTATACTATTGTAATAGCAGCCGTTTGGCAATCTACTGGTTTTGTCATGGTTATGATTCTTGCAGGGTTAAGAGGAATATCTTCTGAAGTTATGAATGCAGCGAAACTGGATGGTGCATCAATGCCTAGAATTTATTGGAAGATAATTATTCCTCAATTAGGACCAGTATTTTTTTCAAGCGTAATAATATTAATGCACTTAGCAATTAAAACCTTCGATTTAGTTTTAGTTATGACAAAAGCAGGTCCTGGATACTCAAGTATCATGCCTTCACTGTTTATGTTTGATTATTCATTCGCAAGAAATAAATTGGCTTTTGGAGCATCATCTGCCATGATAATGTTGTTTATTATCATGATATTTATTGTTCCGTACTTATACAGAGAATTAAGGAAAAATTCATGATGAAAACAAAAAAAAGAGTAAGTTTTTCAAGTATTCTTTCACGTGTACTCATTTATACAATATTAGTCATTTGTGCTATTTATTTTTTATTACCAATTTTTGTAATGATTATTACTTCATTAAAAAGTATTGAAGAAATTAAAAATGGAAGTTTATTGTCTTTACCTCAAGTAGTTACTTTTCAACCATGGATTGATGCTTGGAGCAATGCTCGAATTGGGCCTGATTCAAGTGGAATTAAACCCTATTTCATTAACTCAGTTATGCTTACTATTCCTGCTGTATTAATTACTTCAGTTATTGGTGCATTTAATGGTTATGTATTTGCAAAATGGAAATTTAAGTATTCTGAGATTTTTTTCTCATTATTATTATTTGGATGTTTTATTCCTTTTCAAGTAATTTTACTTCCAATGTCACAAACAATGGGATTTATGGGCTTATCGGGAAGTATTTGGGGTTTAGTATTTGTACATGTTGTATATGGAATTGCTTTTACAACGCTGTTTTTTAGAAATTTTTATGTTTCTATTCCAACAGAATTAATCAATGCTGCCAAAATAGAAGGAGCTGGTTTTTTTAGGATTTTCTTTAAAATTTTATTGCCTGTTTCTATGCCTATTTTTATGGTTTGTTTTATCTGGCAAATGACAC encodes:
- the uxuA gene encoding mannonate dehydratase, with protein sequence MKMTFRWYGTNDVISLAHIKQIPGISGVVSSLVDIPVGEVWQKKDIKNLQDEVHAHGLALEIIESVNVHEDIKLGLPSRDKYIQNYKETLKNLSEFGIETVCYNFMPIFDWTRTELAKELEDKSTVLSFDYTQLKDLSAKELIERIKKDSNDMDLPGWETERLDKIEGLFEAYEKVNEEQLWKNLEYFLKEIIPYAQNCNIKMAIHPDDPPFSIFGLPRIMTNASNLQRVLDIIPSLSNGLALCSGSLGPNEDNDIPSMIRDFGAQGKIHFAHVRNVKRKGEKSFHESSHLSSDGSLDIYEIMKAYNDINFQGHIRPDHGRMIWGEKGMPGYGLYDRALGITYLNGLNEAISKAKNKE
- a CDS encoding glycosyl hydrolase family 3, producing MNSIKNIIKEMSLEQKVGQLFIVAFPSKDINNISPLIEKYQIGGCYISDENARSFDEAQELSNKIQTIALSQNKHLPLLLAVDQEGAWSVLSDDSITGPGNLALGALNDVKRTEEMYSIFAQEMTDVGYQCILGPCCDINLNTDNQIIGTRAFGENAELVSSHVKASIRGMKQNNCITAAKHFPGHGDTHSDSHREIPIVNKSKEELFKNELLPFQAAIDAGVDLIMTSHILYPSFDEQYPATLSYNILTKLLKEKMNFKGLIITDSMNMGAIRKTYSVEESTILALKAGADFIMLSEEHYDHNEDYLENQIKSIHSIIDAVRNKDIDIKLIEEKLERIISFKIEKILNNRKEVARRTRVNNINVEKKVSYDSIKLLKNKTLKFPLINKKIALVNATPISSYSNVVNIRGIGPNQSISAFTTFSETFEALSKNSKIISYENTRQENLDSFETIILVTEDYPLPGEDFDKKEQIKRVNEILTKYNDKTLVLGLRSSYELKHFPSVNNYMCAYTSRNVSAKEAAEKLLNISVK
- a CDS encoding substrate-binding domain-containing protein, coding for MKKSIGWVLSLSLMLSSLLGAASILKTKGPNGNSAVSYKEINISNDQKDQIRKKNLKAVLLLHTSSDFTNSIKLGVQESFKNLGIDLVLTTDAGFDSNKQRMDIETAMVLNPDIIITLILDPVSGAVALRPAIEKGIKIVLISNLPKDFKHLKDYASIVTDDLFGMGEAVAQMMNTQLKGKGNVALMYHDANYYVTNQRDQAVKSVLIKEYPSINIITSKGIANPSDAEAIAGAIITQNPNVNAIYAPWDSIAEGVVAAARSANRRDIKIYTMDLGEINALDMAKGRNISGIIADLPYELGETVAKVGALNVINIKTPPFITVPAIKISKDNLEEAWKESLKRDLPKSVKRALSR
- a CDS encoding ABC transporter permease; the protein is MVNIKNINWNDYIIYIVFIAIFVFFAVTLGDKGFLSSQNLMNIVRQTTMIGIMAVGVTFVLSTAEIDLSFGSIVALSAIVCALVLENTDNIVISVFAGLAAGTLVGAINGFFVGYVNIPSFLVTLGMTGIVAGISRNITELRSIPIDNDTFSFIFGNGDIANVSVLFIWLLFVGIVGAILLNKTSFGRQVLATGGNMLSAIYSGINVSKIKMQVLMLNAFLAALAGILYAGRLEGARYTLGENDLMMVIAAVIIGGTSLFGGKGRIIGSIIGALLMGIINNGLILMALSIDHQMILRGIIIILAVTVMMKTEKK
- a CDS encoding ATP-binding protein — encoded protein: MFITGKPVTGENFIGRNKHLALFKTYIDHNQSFMIKAPRRFGKTSLVKHMLKNKKEYEFVYVDIKRASSLTALADTIIDSAYKIYSIDNFLYQTKNSMFDLFKAIQKLKIDDIAESTIKILENKKIDDVEYYLHSLNIMNSIAKKKNINIKFALDEFQDILNIATDEILIKSSSVMKQHENITYIFLGSMETIMTKIFEYRTSPFFPFVTIVSLLPLDIDELYEYSILQFKNKGIKCESLRYLLDYLGGHPDYSLQVLQHLYFKAIVNNIKELTNKDGYESLIDVILNNKAYLDEVLSNAKLKKHSLNVLYSIANKEKINLNSKTLYNVNSSLEDKGLIKKIGQGKYIINNIFLDIYFQQKEEKITLPNYIL
- a CDS encoding sugar ABC transporter ATP-binding protein is translated as MIEKEYAIDIENLNISFNNVSVLKNVNFSLREGEIHALAGKNGAGKSTLMKAITGINPSDKHCIKIFGKSFDKYTTAEALESKIAMVYQDLSLVKTMSISQNIFLNNDSFSKYGILNDALANEKAKELLLSLGIDNIDVNTLVSDISVGEAQLVEIAKSLANEPKILILDEPTASLTSAEVSKLFESIKLLQAKGMSIVYITHYLDDIMSLCNAVSVLRDGEIISSCKTEDTSIEEIISGMLGEDNLSTRNWRNNKEVIDKSEMPLLELKDISSSYVNNINLKVYKGEIVGLAGLLGSGRTEILDLIYGLTNKDSGDVIIKGEKVTINSVQDAIKNKISMSPEERRTQGLVLDFSIKHNLVMPILNEVSKMFMINSKKEIKIASHNISYLKIKCNGPEQAIKYLSGGNQQKVVIGKCLASKSNILLLNDPTFGIDIHSKLQIMNIIKEYVKEGNCVIFVSSEFKEIADFCDRTYIVKKREIVKELNNDGLSEEKLLQEVQ